A genomic stretch from Serratia entomophila includes:
- a CDS encoding glycosyltransferase family 9 protein, whose protein sequence is MSKQWKVKLANACLRLYTKFGSNFKDKGSFDKSREFERIAIFSTTALGDLMFNTPAIRAIRERYPNAKITLISSYKNGGLVGTCSYFNNVIYWDHKAKDMLGVILQLRKNRPQLAVILHSKAPYDILTAIFSGCEYVFKDAYKNDLGGMEQWLTGISIRDRGHLIQRKLDLVGLLGCDAQNREMFIPVDFPLQQKQPGSIVVGFQMGASEVLRCWPVGNFIGLAKMLLTLSPDYQIALIGTPKERTIEHEFMAGLTADEQRRVVSYIGKTTLPQLLGVIKNMDALVTGDTGPLHLAIALKTKTVSLFVTADPQQTGPYQNPELHQVMHVPVEAQQLSEAQRRQPLSIITSHEVMARVTQLLGEQPSS, encoded by the coding sequence ATGTCGAAGCAATGGAAAGTAAAGCTGGCGAACGCCTGCCTGCGGCTTTATACAAAATTTGGCAGTAATTTTAAAGATAAAGGTTCGTTTGACAAAAGTCGTGAGTTTGAACGCATTGCTATTTTTTCGACTACTGCGCTGGGTGATCTGATGTTTAATACGCCAGCGATTCGCGCGATCCGCGAACGCTATCCCAACGCCAAGATCACCCTGATTTCCAGCTATAAGAACGGCGGGCTGGTTGGCACCTGCAGCTATTTTAATAACGTCATCTATTGGGATCACAAGGCCAAAGACATGCTTGGCGTCATCCTCCAGCTAAGGAAGAATCGGCCGCAGCTGGCGGTGATACTGCATTCAAAGGCGCCGTACGATATCCTCACGGCGATATTTTCCGGCTGCGAGTATGTGTTTAAAGACGCCTATAAAAACGATCTGGGTGGCATGGAGCAGTGGCTTACCGGCATCAGCATTCGCGACCGGGGGCATCTTATCCAACGCAAACTGGATTTGGTCGGCCTATTGGGTTGTGATGCGCAAAATCGAGAAATGTTTATCCCGGTCGATTTCCCGCTGCAGCAGAAACAGCCGGGCAGCATCGTGGTCGGTTTTCAAATGGGGGCTTCCGAGGTGCTGCGTTGTTGGCCGGTAGGCAACTTTATCGGCCTGGCGAAAATGCTGCTGACGCTTTCGCCAGATTACCAGATTGCCCTGATAGGCACGCCAAAAGAACGGACGATTGAGCACGAGTTTATGGCGGGATTGACGGCGGACGAGCAGCGCCGGGTGGTCAGCTATATTGGGAAAACCACGCTGCCGCAACTGCTGGGCGTGATAAAGAACATGGATGCGTTGGTGACCGGGGATACCGGGCCATTGCATTTGGCTATCGCACTGAAGACCAAAACCGTCAGCCTGTTCGTGACGGCCGATCCGCAGCAAACCGGCCCCTATCAGAATCCCGAACTGCATCAGGTGATGCATGTGCCGGTTGAAGCGCAGCAGCTCAGTGAAGCACAGCGCCGCCAGCCCTTAAGCATCATCACCAGCCATGAGGTAATGGCAAGGGTGACTCAGCTGCTCGGCGAACAGCCGAGCAGCTGA
- a CDS encoding O-antigen ligase family protein, which yields MNFSNNTFRPQKLYVAFFFLFSFFSAIFCNYTKVNNLFHLAAIFFIITLYLDKDLRLSFWRNKEVCCGLGFATAMLFYFSLSNLWSNDPANIESTLTHSLYLLLYLAMLIATLNGPRRNLLLTCIVLGLTILCLYSIAFDYQDMLVSRQVSKSNPGPGNVIDLSGLAGLGIILSLSLFSAKHSRAILITIPILFGTMLLTQSRGPVLALLIALAATLPYNRLKLKHVVGFLVALVAIAAAILPTEMGQLMLTRLEEMYAQSFLRLSIWRHTFELVAQAPYFGYGFDYELTFTNYSGEFIRTTHSLYWGTLLKGGLVGLGLLLALLSYCGVLAVRRLRSGMRLEAALLVFMLLFYVSQGMFVVGNPSESWYLFWFPLGVVMTARRHSREV from the coding sequence ATGAATTTTTCAAATAACACCTTTCGTCCACAAAAACTGTACGTGGCCTTTTTTTTTCTTTTTTCCTTTTTCAGCGCTATTTTTTGTAACTATACCAAGGTTAATAACCTGTTCCACCTGGCGGCCATTTTTTTCATTATCACGCTGTACCTCGATAAAGACCTTCGATTGTCTTTCTGGCGCAATAAGGAAGTGTGCTGCGGCCTGGGCTTTGCCACCGCAATGCTGTTCTACTTCTCCCTAAGCAATCTATGGTCGAACGATCCGGCCAATATCGAGTCCACCCTAACACACAGCCTTTATCTGTTGCTCTATCTGGCCATGCTGATTGCCACGCTTAACGGCCCCCGGCGCAATCTGTTGTTAACCTGCATTGTCCTGGGGTTAACAATTCTGTGCTTGTACTCCATCGCCTTTGATTATCAAGACATGCTAGTCAGCCGGCAGGTATCAAAAAGTAACCCCGGGCCGGGAAACGTTATTGATTTGTCCGGTCTGGCGGGGCTCGGCATTATTCTCAGCCTGAGCCTGTTCAGTGCAAAACACAGCAGGGCCATCTTGATAACCATCCCGATACTTTTCGGCACCATGCTGCTCACTCAAAGCCGCGGGCCGGTTCTGGCCTTATTGATTGCCCTGGCGGCGACACTGCCTTACAACCGCTTGAAACTGAAACATGTCGTCGGTTTTCTCGTCGCATTGGTTGCCATTGCCGCAGCGATTTTGCCCACGGAGATGGGGCAGTTGATGCTAACCCGGCTCGAAGAGATGTATGCCCAGAGCTTCTTGCGTTTGAGCATCTGGCGCCACACGTTCGAACTGGTGGCCCAGGCGCCCTATTTTGGCTACGGCTTCGACTATGAATTGACCTTTACCAATTACTCTGGCGAATTTATCCGCACGACTCACAGCCTTTACTGGGGCACATTGTTGAAAGGCGGGTTGGTAGGATTAGGGCTGTTATTGGCGCTGTTGAGTTACTGCGGCGTTCTGGCGGTACGGCGCCTGCGCAGCGGCATGCGGCTCGAGGCGGCGCTGTTGGTCTTCATGCTGCTGTTTTATGTTTCACAGGGCATGTTCGTCGTGGGTAATCCATCTGAATCCTGGTACCTCTTTTGGTTCCCGCTGGGGGTCGTTATGACCGCCCGGCGGCATTCGCGCGAGGTCTGA
- a CDS encoding sugar glycosyltransferase translates to MGTFFKQIYRYTHPRAFRHNENIWPYVKIQRAASGEIIALHYRRKQVPLAQLSDLKGRFAGDVLLAATGPSVKNLRLEKFPAMPAMGVNGAYFLHERVDFRFYVIVDMGFIDKKPELIADIIDDQQLTLFTTPHGVVKIIEKFSLERIKCRFAVIEDAAFKIYQPKITNEELWPAYRDNPDVIFAADRKDIAFNYDIRNGVFDAGTVAYWALQLLTFLGFERLYIIGLDMNNFHQPRFYEAAENKLPTELENKVDELVMPAFQLASQLMKAKNITIKNLSVASAISSDIFDKVDPDEFFK, encoded by the coding sequence ATGGGGACTTTTTTCAAGCAGATCTATCGCTATACGCACCCCCGCGCCTTCCGGCATAACGAAAATATCTGGCCCTACGTCAAGATCCAGCGCGCCGCCAGCGGGGAAATCATAGCACTGCATTACCGGCGCAAGCAGGTGCCCCTGGCACAGTTAAGCGATCTCAAAGGGCGTTTTGCCGGCGACGTTCTGCTGGCCGCAACTGGCCCTTCGGTCAAAAATCTGCGTCTGGAAAAATTTCCCGCCATGCCGGCGATGGGGGTCAACGGTGCCTATTTTCTGCACGAGCGCGTTGACTTCAGATTCTATGTTATTGTCGATATGGGGTTTATCGATAAGAAACCGGAGCTGATCGCCGATATAATCGACGATCAGCAGCTAACGCTGTTCACCACGCCGCACGGCGTGGTCAAAATCATCGAAAAATTCAGCCTGGAACGGATAAAATGCCGTTTTGCGGTGATAGAAGACGCCGCATTTAAAATTTATCAGCCCAAGATTACCAATGAAGAGCTGTGGCCGGCCTATCGCGATAACCCTGATGTCATCTTTGCCGCCGACCGAAAGGATATCGCCTTTAACTACGATATTCGCAACGGCGTCTTCGATGCAGGCACCGTCGCTTACTGGGCGTTACAACTACTGACTTTCCTCGGCTTTGAGCGGTTGTATATCATCGGTCTGGATATGAACAATTTTCACCAGCCACGCTTTTATGAAGCCGCAGAGAATAAACTACCGACCGAACTGGAAAACAAGGTCGACGAATTGGTCATGCCCGCTTTCCAGCTCGCCAGCCAGCTGATGAAAGCTAAAAATATCACTATAAAAAATCTTTCTGTCGCCAGCGCTATTAGCAGTGACATTTTCGACAAGGTCGATCCCGATGAATTTTTCAAATAA
- a CDS encoding polysaccharide deacetylase family protein — protein MTKPAFLITIDTEGDNLWQNHDRISTENTRFLPRFQALCEKYAFKPVYLTNYEMAMDPGYVEFARDVIARGAGEVGMHLHAWNSPPLSPLTDDDWRHKPYLIEYPADQIRAKVDHMTKLLEDAFQTKMLSHRAGRWAFNEYYASLLLEYGYQVDCSVTPRVNWQFSPGNPQGNGGTDYRHFPSQAYFIDPQNIAKPGASSLLEVPMSIQYKHSALMNAFRQGYDRLRGKRRSPSVHWLRPSGGNLEKMKGVAEASLAQGHDYVEFMLHSSEFMPGGSPTFKTEQDIDGLYRDLEQLFAWLQQRTVGMTLAEYYQLKVN, from the coding sequence ATGACTAAACCGGCGTTTCTGATCACTATTGATACCGAAGGCGACAATCTGTGGCAAAACCACGATCGCATTTCCACCGAAAACACGCGTTTTCTGCCGCGCTTTCAGGCACTTTGCGAGAAATACGCCTTCAAGCCGGTTTATCTCACCAACTATGAAATGGCGATGGATCCGGGCTACGTCGAGTTCGCTCGCGATGTGATTGCGCGCGGCGCCGGCGAAGTGGGCATGCATCTGCACGCCTGGAACAGCCCGCCGCTCTCTCCGCTGACCGACGACGACTGGCGGCATAAGCCTTATCTGATCGAGTACCCTGCCGATCAGATACGCGCCAAGGTCGATCATATGACCAAACTGTTGGAGGATGCCTTCCAGACCAAAATGCTCAGCCACCGCGCCGGCCGCTGGGCCTTCAACGAATACTATGCTTCGCTGCTGCTGGAATACGGCTATCAGGTGGACTGTTCGGTCACGCCGCGGGTCAACTGGCAGTTCTCTCCAGGCAACCCGCAGGGCAACGGCGGTACGGACTATCGCCATTTCCCGTCGCAGGCGTATTTTATCGATCCGCAAAATATCGCCAAGCCGGGCGCGTCGTCGTTGCTGGAGGTGCCGATGAGCATCCAGTACAAACATTCGGCGCTGATGAACGCCTTCAGGCAGGGTTACGATCGGCTGCGCGGCAAGCGGCGTTCACCTTCGGTCCACTGGCTGCGGCCCAGCGGCGGCAACCTGGAAAAGATGAAAGGGGTTGCGGAGGCATCGCTGGCGCAGGGGCATGATTACGTAGAGTTTATGCTGCACTCCTCCGAATTTATGCCCGGCGGCAGCCCAACGTTTAAAACCGAGCAGGATATTGACGGGCTGTACCGCGATCTGGAGCAGCTGTTTGCCTGGTTGCAGCAGCGTACGGTGGGCATGACGCTGGCCGAGTACTATCAACTTAAAGTGAATTGA
- the rfaC gene encoding lipopolysaccharide heptosyltransferase RfaC, with amino-acid sequence MQVLIVKTSSMGDVLHTLPALTDAMQAIPGLRFDWVVEEGFSQIPTWHPAVDRVIPVAIRRWRKNWFGSETRQQRCDFKREVQQRNYDLVIDAQGLIKSAALVTRIAKGSKHGQDCKSAREPFASWFYNHRHEIDKQQHAVERTRELFAKSLGYGKPASVGDYAIAARFLSQPPADAGQYLVFLHATTRDDKHWPEQNWRDLLELTANSGLKVKLPWGAEHERQRALRLAEGFAHVEVLPKLSLQQVAEVLAGAKGVVSVDTGLSHLTAALDKPNVTLFGPTDPGLIGGYGKNQHVCRPEQSNNMADIPAKTVAKLIHDRMLT; translated from the coding sequence ATGCAGGTGTTGATTGTAAAAACCTCCTCGATGGGGGACGTGCTCCACACGCTTCCCGCGTTAACCGACGCCATGCAGGCCATTCCCGGCCTCCGTTTCGACTGGGTGGTGGAAGAAGGCTTCAGCCAGATCCCCACCTGGCACCCGGCGGTAGACCGCGTGATCCCGGTGGCGATACGCCGTTGGCGCAAAAACTGGTTTGGCAGCGAGACCCGGCAACAGCGCTGCGATTTCAAACGCGAGGTGCAGCAACGCAACTACGATCTGGTGATCGACGCGCAGGGGTTGATCAAAAGCGCCGCGCTGGTCACCCGAATCGCCAAGGGCAGCAAGCATGGCCAGGACTGCAAAAGCGCCCGCGAGCCCTTCGCCAGCTGGTTTTACAACCACCGCCATGAGATAGACAAGCAACAGCACGCGGTGGAACGCACCCGCGAGCTGTTCGCCAAAAGCCTGGGCTACGGCAAACCGGCAAGCGTGGGCGATTACGCCATCGCCGCGCGGTTTCTCAGCCAACCGCCGGCAGACGCCGGGCAATATCTGGTGTTTTTGCACGCCACCACGCGTGACGACAAACACTGGCCGGAACAAAACTGGCGCGATCTGCTTGAGCTGACGGCGAACAGCGGGCTGAAGGTCAAACTGCCGTGGGGCGCCGAACATGAGCGCCAGCGCGCGCTGCGGCTGGCGGAAGGCTTCGCGCACGTTGAAGTGCTGCCGAAGCTCAGCCTGCAGCAGGTAGCCGAGGTGCTGGCCGGCGCCAAAGGGGTAGTTTCGGTCGATACCGGCCTTAGCCACCTCACCGCCGCGCTCGACAAACCGAACGTCACGCTGTTTGGCCCGACCGATCCCGGGCTGATCGGCGGCTATGGTAAGAATCAGCACGTCTGCCGCCCTGAACAGAGCAACAATATGGCGGATATCCCGGCAAAAACGGTCGCCAAGCTCATTCACGACAGGATGCTGACTTAA